The following coding sequences are from one Anguilla anguilla isolate fAngAng1 chromosome 12, fAngAng1.pri, whole genome shotgun sequence window:
- the aifm4 gene encoding apoptosis inducing factor mitochondria associated 4, whose translation MSVTQAGTNSLGKPPDQDEVTAEVCQASDLHEGQMMEAEVGGQRVLLVRSGGEFSAVGNLCTHYGAPLSKGALLGSRVRCPWHGACFNIKTGDIEEYPGLDSLPCHKVTIENNKVFVSVSKKSLKLVKRVKPMGRRVAEVNHTVLLIGGGPASLLCAETLRQENYGGRIVMVTREDLPPYDRTKLSKVLNVDRSSILLRQMEFLEQHDIEVWTQKQVESVDTERGAVTLSDGSELRYDQLLIATGCRPRPIKCPGADLRGVRVLQTPDDAMSIHQACEGRKAVIVGSSFIGMEVASYLWDKAASVAVVGSSEFPYQRSLGSEIGRATMQMLVEKKVAFHMRDGVAEIRGENGQVREVVLRSGTVLPADVVVVGIGVIPNTDFLKGGAVELDSRQSVIVDKFMRTTVPNVFCAGDVTAFPLSLRRNQRVSIGHWQLAQAQGRIAALNMLNHQVELDSVPFFWTVLLGKSLRYTGYGEGYTDVVLKGKIEEMKFLAFYIKDEEVVAVASLNYDPAVSQVAERMAAGKVITKAQAESDDLSWLTLP comes from the exons ATGTCTGTCACACAAGCAG GCACGAACTCCCTGGGCAAACCACCGGACCAGGATGAAGTCACAGCGGAGGTGTGCCAAGCGTCAGACCTGCACGAGGGACA GATGATGGAGGCGGAGGTGGGCGGGCAGCGAGTGTTGCTGGTGCGTAGCGGGGGAGAGTTCAGCGCTGTCGGGAACCTCTGCACACACTACGGCGCTCCGCTCAGCAAAG GTGCATTATTGGGAAGCAGGGTACGGTGTCCCTGGCACGGGGCTTGCTTTAACATAAAGACTGGAGACATAGAAGAGTACCCAGGACTGGATAGTTTGCCCTGTCACAAG GTGACCATTGAGAACAACAAAGTGTTTGTGTCGGTTAGCAAAAAG TCCCTGAAGCTGGTGAAGCGGGTGAAGCCCATGGGCCGCAGGGTGGCGGAGGTCAACCACACGGTGCTGCTGATTGGAGGAG GCCCCGCCTCTTTGCTGTGTGCCGAGACGCTGCGTCAGGAGAACTACGGAGGCAGAATCGTCATGGTGACCAGGGAGGACCTGCCTCCCTATGACAGGACCAAGCTGAGCAAG GTGTTGAATGTGGATCGGAGCAGCATTCTCTTGAGGCAGATGGAGTTTTTGGAGCAGCATGACATCGAAGTGTGGACTCAGAAGCAG GTGGAGTCAGTGGATACAGAGCGAGGTGCGGTGACCCTGAGTGATGGCTCAGAGCTTCGCTACGACCAGCTGCTCATCGCCACGGGCTGCAG GCCTCGGCCAATCAAGTGCCCTGGTGCAGACCTACGCGGAGTGAGAGTGCTGCAGACTCCAGATGACGCCATGAGCATCCACCAAGCCTGCGAGGGCCGTAAGGCCGTCATCGTCGGCTCCTCCTTCATTG GCATGGAGGTGGCATCTTATCTGTGGGATAAAGCTGCCAGTGTGGCAGTGGTGGGCAGCAGTGAGTTCCCCTATCAGAGATCGCTGGGCTCGGAGATCGGAAGAGCGACTATGCAG ATGCTCGTAGAGAAGAAGGTGGCGTTCCACATGCGCGACGGTGTGGCAGAGATCAGAGGAGAAAACGGACAG GTCCGAGAGGTGGTGCTAAGGAGTGGAACGGTGCTGCCCGCCGACGTGGTTGTCGTGGGGATTG GTGTCATCCCCAATACCGACTTCCTGAAGGGGGGTGCTGTGGAGCTTGATTCCAGGCAATCTGTGATTGTAGACAAG TTCATGAGGACCACTGTGCCCAATGTCTTctgtgctggtgatgtcaccgcCTTCCCTCTCAGCCTACGCAGAAACCAGAGGGTTAGCATCGGCCACTGGCAGCTGGCACAGGCCCAGG GGAGGATCGCTGCTTTAAACATGCTGAACCACCAGGTCGAGCTGGACTCCGTACCGTTCTTCTGGACCGTGCTCCTGGGCAAAAGCCTCCGATACACAG GCTATGGTGAAGGATATACTGATGTTGTACTGAAAGGAAAAATTGAAGAAATGAAATTTCTGGCATTTTATATCAA GGATGAGGAAGTGGTGGCCGTGGCTAGCTTGAACTATGACCCCGCCGTTTCCCAGGTAGCAGAGAGGATGGCAGCAGGGAAGGTGATCACGAAGGCCCAAGCAGA ATCTGATGACTTGAGCTGGCTGACCCTGCCCTGA